In the genome of Paenarthrobacter ureafaciens, the window TATGGGACCACCAGGAATGCGTCACCCTCCTGACGGTGGAACCACGACATTCAGGACCCGCGGTAGCCCAGCATCCCGGCACCCGGCATCCCATCACGTCGGGAGCACCCGGGATAGCCATCCAGTCCGCCATGACGGAGGAACGCTGGCAGCAACTGGGCCCGGGGGTCCCCTACCGTCCTGAAGCGCTGGAAGCCAGGCGACTGGGTTACGCCGCAAGCCATGACGAAGTCATCGCGGGAGTGTCGTCCCTTGCTGCACCCATCCACATCCCCGGGGGCAGGCCCGCAGCCATCGCCGTGGTTTACATCCGGATGGACCAGGACGCAGACCGGGTAGGCCAGGCGCTGGCAGCAAGCGCCGCACGGATCGAAAGCCAACTGGCCTGAGACCTTCCCCGATGTGGCCTGCTACCCCTGCTGCCGTCCGCGCATGACGAGCCACGTCACCAGTCCGAGGACGAGCAGGCCGGCGGCCGCACCCATCGCCACGGTGAAGGCGGCTGCCGCCCCTTGGGTCTGAGCCAGTTGGCCGGCGAGGTACGCGCCCAGGGCCGTACCGGCGACGATCCCGCTGGCCAAAGCTGTCATGACAGTAGCCATGCGTCCGGCGGGAGCCACCACGCCGCCGATGCTGAACACTGTCACCATCACCGGTCCCACCGGAATGCCCAGGATCAGCAGGACAGCCACCATGGGCCAAATGCCGGCCGGAACCACCAGCAGCAGCGACAACGCCGACATGGCAAAGGCTGCCACCACCCAGCGGGCCGCCAGACCAAACCTCTGCGGCCAGAAAGCAACGGACAACGCCGCCACCGCGGAACTGAGGCCCATCACCGCATACAGCAGGCCGGCCAGCTCGGCGGTGGCGTAGTCCGCCGAGAAGGCACTGAGGGCATTTTGGGTGGCGCCGAAGAAGGTCCCCATGCAAACCATGGCCACCACGGGGACGGCCACCACGGCCGCGGCCCAGCGATTCCGGTCTCCGGAGTCCTCGGGACGTACGACGCCGGTGGCAGCGTTCCGCGGCGCAGGAACCACGGCAAGGTGGCTGGGATGGACAGCGAACGCAGGGACCAGGATGCTGGTCAACAGCGCCGCCAGCGCCAGCGGAAGCCAAGGAGTGATGAGGCTGGCCAACAGACCCACCAGGGCCGGGCCCAGTACGAACGTGATCTCGTCCGCGGTCCCTTCGTAGGACAATGCCGTATCCAGATCGGCCCGGTTGGCCGCTACGCTCCGGCCGCCGCCCTGCCCCGCCCGCAGGTTGTGCGTGG includes:
- a CDS encoding MFS transporter: MKETSLASQPTPVASPQASPRPNPRRSRLPGRFARLPELAGAGFLPIGLFARLPLAMLTVGTLTLVTAVSHSYAIGGMAAGAVGIGSALGAPVVGSLADRAGQRIVLPTAAVVNALAVAAVIAAAYWTPSYTSGLDALGVLVAAFIAGASSPQVGPMARVRWMALTTHNLRAGQGGGRSVAANRADLDTALSYEGTADEITFVLGPALVGLLASLITPWLPLALAALLTSILVPAFAVHPSHLAVVPAPRNAATGVVRPEDSGDRNRWAAAVVAVPVVAMVCMGTFFGATQNALSAFSADYATAELAGLLYAVMGLSSAVAALSVAFWPQRFGLAARWVVAAFAMSALSLLLVVPAGIWPMVAVLLILGIPVGPVMVTVFSIGGVVAPAGRMATVMTALASGIVAGTALGAYLAGQLAQTQGAAAAFTVAMGAAAGLLVLGLVTWLVMRGRQQG
- a CDS encoding IclR family transcriptional regulator, giving the protein MNSSSGVKGPLEAPTQAPPSQTLSRGIRALEILAAADRPLSIAELAEALGVHRSIAYRILRTLEDHSLVVRDESGRVQPGAGLAVLARGVSRNLQGAALPELTQLANTLHMTAFIAVWDHQECVTLLTVEPRHSGPAVAQHPGTRHPITSGAPGIAIQSAMTEERWQQLGPGVPYRPEALEARRLGYAASHDEVIAGVSSLAAPIHIPGGRPAAIAVVYIRMDQDADRVGQALAASAARIESQLA